A single region of the Arthrobacter sp. zg-Y20 genome encodes:
- the rplT gene encoding 50S ribosomal protein L20 — protein MARVKRALNAHKKRRVILERAKGYRGQRSRLVRKAKEQLLHSFVYSYGDRRKRKGDFRRLWIQRINAASRANGLTYNRLIQGLKLAEIQVDRRMLAELAVNDAAAFAALVQIAKDALPSDTSAPAVQAAPAAKAAPVADTKPAAAVATAKGGFKASEGDAPEGFVIKGNLGSGKYHVPGSTWYEQTVAEYWFDSVEAAKAAGLEPAGGESRQKFQG, from the coding sequence GTGGCACGTGTGAAGCGGGCGCTTAACGCCCACAAGAAGCGTCGGGTTATTCTCGAGCGCGCCAAGGGTTACCGCGGACAGCGTTCGCGCCTGGTCCGTAAGGCCAAAGAGCAGCTGCTGCACTCGTTTGTGTACAGCTACGGTGACCGCCGCAAGCGCAAGGGCGATTTCCGCCGCCTCTGGATCCAGCGCATCAACGCTGCTTCCCGCGCCAACGGCCTGACCTACAACCGCCTGATCCAGGGCCTCAAGCTGGCCGAGATCCAGGTTGACCGCCGCATGCTGGCCGAACTGGCCGTCAACGACGCCGCTGCGTTCGCCGCACTGGTCCAGATCGCCAAGGATGCCCTGCCGTCCGACACCTCCGCTCCGGCTGTCCAGGCTGCTCCGGCCGCCAAGGCTGCTCCCGTTGCTGACACCAAGCCGGCTGCTGCCGTTGCCACCGCCAAGGGTGGCTTCAAGGCTTCCGAGGGCGACGCCCCCGAAGGTTTCGTTATCAAGGGCAACCTGGGCTCGGGCAAGTACCACGTCCCCGGTTCCACCTGGTACGAGCAGACTGTTGCTGAGTACTGGTTCGATTCCGTTGAAGCAGCCAAGGCTGCCGGTCTGGAACCCGCTGGCGGAGAATCCCGCCAGAAGTTCCAGGGCTAA
- a CDS encoding RNA methyltransferase → MNLEGRPQAPLMSNPRADRVRDVARLAGRSSRLKSGRFLAEGPQAVREALSAHRAAAANGGSAVVHEVYATQACLDRLPELADLARGLTLRLATDEVLAAMADTVSPQGIVAVCNMSTARLQDVLAGGAKLVAVLCEVRDPGNAGTVLRAADSAGADAVVLTASSVDIYNPKAVRSTAGSLFHLPVVTGADFGAVIEALGTAGVTVLAADGYGSVNLDRLQDLSAVRRLAPAADRHNDDAGLPQLEAPTAWLFGNEAQGLSDAELAAADHRVAVPLYGSAESLNVGTAATVCLYASARAQNR, encoded by the coding sequence ATGAACCTTGAAGGGCGCCCGCAGGCACCGCTGATGTCCAACCCCCGAGCTGATCGGGTCCGTGATGTTGCGAGACTTGCCGGGCGCTCTTCGCGCTTAAAATCCGGCCGTTTCCTGGCCGAGGGGCCGCAGGCCGTCCGGGAGGCGCTGAGCGCACACCGAGCGGCCGCGGCCAACGGCGGCTCTGCCGTCGTGCACGAGGTTTATGCCACCCAGGCGTGCCTGGACCGGCTGCCCGAGCTGGCGGATCTGGCCCGCGGCCTGACGTTGCGCCTGGCCACGGACGAAGTCCTGGCCGCTATGGCAGACACCGTGTCCCCGCAGGGCATCGTCGCCGTCTGCAACATGTCCACAGCGCGCCTGCAGGATGTCCTGGCCGGCGGAGCAAAACTGGTGGCCGTTCTGTGCGAGGTCCGGGACCCCGGTAACGCCGGGACCGTGCTGCGCGCCGCTGATTCCGCCGGCGCCGACGCGGTGGTGCTGACCGCTTCCAGCGTGGACATCTACAACCCCAAAGCCGTGCGCTCCACGGCAGGGTCCTTGTTCCACCTGCCGGTGGTCACCGGAGCCGACTTCGGCGCCGTCATCGAGGCCCTGGGCACAGCCGGAGTGACGGTCCTCGCGGCCGACGGCTACGGCAGCGTGAACCTCGACCGCCTGCAGGACCTCAGTGCGGTGCGCAGGCTTGCTCCTGCCGCTGACCGCCACAACGACGACGCCGGCCTGCCGCAGCTGGAGGCTCCTACCGCCTGGCTGTTCGGCAACGAGGCCCAGGGGCTTTCCGACGCCGAACTTGCCGCCGCCGACCACCGTGTGGCGGTCCCTCTGTACGGCAGCGCCGAGAGCCTGAACGTGGGCACAGCGGCGACTGTTTGCCTGTACGCCTCCGCCCGCGCCCAGAACCGGTAG
- a CDS encoding NAD-dependent epimerase/dehydratase family protein, which yields MAVSLIIGAGAVGRALAAHLTERDQRVLVGTRSGTEVPGTEAVRLQASDAEALTRAARGVEALYVCSNPPYPAWEREWPPITAAVISAAEATGARVVLMGNLYAYGRAHMPMREDSPLNPADRKGEVRRRMWEELLAAHTAGRIQATEVRASDYFGPGAGANAHLGPRFLKPLAASKTAWVVGNPSLAHSWAYLPDIAATLAAASADGASGTAWHVPHSSHLDRLTIARRVNELLGSAGRVRSYPAALFRIGGKFLPEVREIGASSYQFTSSFTADSARTEAALGVRATPFDGALESTLRNSAGLKIR from the coding sequence ATGGCGGTATCACTCATCATTGGCGCTGGCGCCGTCGGCCGGGCCTTGGCCGCCCATCTCACCGAACGGGACCAGCGCGTCCTGGTGGGCACCCGTTCCGGAACCGAGGTGCCAGGCACCGAGGCCGTGCGCCTGCAGGCGTCGGACGCCGAAGCCCTCACGCGGGCAGCGCGCGGCGTGGAAGCGCTGTACGTTTGCAGCAATCCGCCTTACCCAGCCTGGGAGCGCGAGTGGCCACCCATCACTGCGGCCGTCATTTCCGCGGCGGAGGCCACCGGCGCCCGGGTCGTCCTGATGGGAAACCTCTACGCTTACGGCCGCGCGCACATGCCCATGCGGGAAGACAGTCCGCTGAATCCGGCCGACCGGAAGGGCGAAGTACGCCGGCGCATGTGGGAGGAACTGCTGGCGGCGCATACGGCAGGACGCATCCAGGCAACGGAGGTGCGGGCCAGCGACTACTTCGGGCCGGGCGCCGGTGCCAACGCCCATCTGGGTCCGCGTTTCCTCAAGCCGCTGGCGGCTTCGAAAACTGCCTGGGTAGTGGGGAATCCGTCGCTGGCGCATAGCTGGGCTTATCTGCCGGACATCGCGGCAACACTGGCCGCTGCGTCAGCTGACGGCGCGTCCGGGACGGCCTGGCATGTTCCGCACTCCTCGCACCTGGACCGGCTCACCATTGCACGCCGGGTCAACGAACTGCTGGGTTCCGCGGGCAGGGTACGCTCCTATCCCGCCGCGCTGTTCCGAATCGGCGGGAAGTTCCTGCCCGAAGTACGGGAGATCGGTGCTTCGTCCTATCAGTTCACGTCGTCGTTCACTGCAGATTCCGCCCGAACCGAAGCAGCCCTGGGCGTTCGGGCTACGCCCTTTGACGGTGCGTTGGAGTCGACGCTGCGCAATTCGGCGGGGTTGAAGATCCGCTAA
- a CDS encoding TetR/AcrR family transcriptional regulator codes for MTSSTSPQSGEGPRAMARRLHTARILDAAEQQLAEGGPANLSLRAIARGQGMASSAIYRYFASADELLTALILRAYSDLGDAAERAASNAAPGEKGFMAVCHAVRDWALAQPHRYALIYGSPVPDYHAPESTVEQAARVPVALLRLLPPASGQAGANGLDLLDPGLVALAEGIGADPRQLPAGVAVWSQLFGLVNFELFGHFRNVVAAQRSFFDDTLRAAYLRMNG; via the coding sequence ATGACGAGTTCCACTTCGCCCCAATCGGGGGAGGGGCCCCGGGCCATGGCCCGGCGGCTGCACACCGCCCGTATCCTCGACGCCGCTGAACAACAGCTGGCCGAGGGCGGTCCGGCAAATCTTTCCCTCCGGGCCATCGCCCGCGGCCAGGGGATGGCTTCGTCTGCCATCTACCGTTACTTCGCCAGCGCAGACGAACTGCTCACAGCGCTTATCCTTCGCGCCTATTCGGACCTGGGCGACGCCGCCGAACGCGCTGCATCGAATGCGGCGCCAGGCGAGAAGGGGTTTATGGCCGTCTGCCACGCAGTGCGGGACTGGGCACTGGCCCAACCCCACCGATATGCGCTGATCTACGGCTCACCGGTTCCGGATTACCACGCGCCCGAATCCACGGTGGAACAGGCCGCCCGGGTGCCGGTGGCGCTCCTGCGGCTGCTGCCGCCGGCAAGCGGCCAAGCCGGAGCCAACGGGCTCGACCTGCTGGATCCGGGACTCGTTGCCCTGGCCGAGGGCATCGGAGCCGACCCCCGGCAGCTGCCTGCCGGGGTAGCCGTCTGGAGCCAGCTCTTCGGGCTGGTCAACTTTGAGCTGTTTGGCCACTTCCGCAATGTGGTCGCGGCACAAAGGTCCTTTTTTGATGACACCCTGCGGGCGGCCTACCTCCGGATGAACGGCTGA
- a CDS encoding cation diffusion facilitator family transporter, whose product MSASGGNKAVVAALSANLAIAALKFIAFALTRSSSMLAEAIHSVADSGNQVLLLLGGKRSRRQASPEHPFGYGRERYIYAFIVSIVLFSVGGLFALYEAYHKYQDPHPIEGQWWWVPLAVLVGAMIAEGSSLRTAVRESNHTRGKQGWVQFVRTAKAPELPVVLLEDFGALLGLLFALFGVSMTLLTGNGVWDAFGTAMIGILLVAIAAVLAVETKSLLLGESATQADVRRIEEAIQADPDTRIIHLKTMHLGPEELLVAAKIAIPKCETGQEIADGINAAEERIRAAVPIARSIYLEPDVFSAKKAGDPAPR is encoded by the coding sequence ATGTCTGCCAGCGGCGGTAATAAGGCGGTTGTCGCGGCACTGAGCGCCAATCTGGCCATCGCGGCCTTGAAGTTCATTGCTTTCGCCTTAACGCGCTCCTCATCGATGCTCGCTGAGGCCATCCACTCCGTTGCCGACTCAGGCAACCAGGTGCTGCTGCTTTTGGGCGGCAAACGGTCCAGGCGCCAGGCCAGCCCGGAGCACCCCTTCGGCTATGGCCGTGAGCGCTACATTTACGCTTTCATTGTTTCCATTGTCCTGTTCAGCGTCGGCGGACTCTTCGCCCTGTACGAGGCCTACCACAAGTACCAGGACCCGCACCCGATCGAGGGCCAGTGGTGGTGGGTGCCCCTTGCCGTGCTTGTGGGCGCCATGATCGCGGAGGGCTCCTCCCTCCGTACCGCAGTCCGCGAGTCCAACCACACCCGCGGCAAGCAGGGGTGGGTGCAGTTCGTTCGGACCGCCAAGGCCCCTGAACTGCCCGTTGTCCTGCTCGAGGATTTCGGGGCCCTGCTCGGCCTGCTCTTCGCCCTGTTCGGCGTCAGCATGACCCTCTTGACCGGAAACGGCGTTTGGGACGCCTTCGGCACCGCCATGATCGGCATCCTGCTGGTGGCCATTGCCGCTGTCCTGGCGGTGGAGACCAAGTCGCTGCTGCTCGGGGAATCCGCAACGCAGGCTGATGTGCGCCGGATCGAAGAGGCCATCCAGGCCGACCCCGACACCCGCATCATCCACCTCAAGACCATGCACCTGGGTCCGGAGGAGCTGCTGGTAGCGGCGAAGATCGCCATCCCCAAGTGCGAGACCGGACAGGAGATTGCCGACGGCATCAACGCTGCGGAGGAACGGATCCGTGCAGCGGTCCCGATCGCGCGCTCTATTTACCTGGAGCCGGATGTGTTTTCGGCGAAGAAGGCCGGCGATCCAGCACCCCGCTGA
- a CDS encoding MFS transporter, which translates to MPLSNQRFSGSRRTTVAKAITALAVGGFAIGTTEFSIMGLLQEMVDDLGISVPSGGHVISAYALGVVVGAPVLAALGARMPRKLLVMGLMAFFALSNLSSFLAPDYSWLLFTRFLSGLPHGAFFGVAAVIAASLVAPTRRAWAISMVMLGLSIANVVGVPFATWLGQQAGWRWMFVLVGALALLTVALVARFVPYQPALAEASIKSELSALGRVQVWLALLVGTVGFGGFFAVYTYIAPTMTEVAGISENVLPVVVGLYGVGQVIGNVAGGRIADINVMGSIYAVLGGTVVVLLAYAWAVQYAATAMVLVFLVGLIGSMLTPPLQTRLLDVSPGAQSLASSLNHAALNLANALGALLGGVVIAWGWGYRSPAVVGAVLALLGLAVALISGVLDRRPSSPKTHPAPGK; encoded by the coding sequence ATGCCACTGTCCAACCAGCGTTTCTCCGGTTCCCGCCGCACCACTGTTGCCAAGGCCATTACTGCCCTGGCCGTGGGCGGGTTTGCCATCGGCACCACGGAATTCAGCATCATGGGCCTGCTCCAGGAAATGGTCGACGACCTCGGCATTTCCGTACCCTCCGGCGGCCACGTGATTTCCGCCTACGCGCTTGGCGTCGTTGTCGGAGCCCCCGTGCTCGCCGCCCTGGGCGCGCGCATGCCCCGGAAGCTGCTGGTGATGGGGCTGATGGCGTTCTTCGCCCTGAGCAACCTCTCGTCCTTCCTCGCCCCGGACTATTCCTGGCTGCTGTTCACGCGCTTCCTGTCCGGGCTGCCGCACGGCGCCTTCTTTGGTGTGGCCGCGGTCATTGCCGCCTCCTTGGTGGCACCTACCCGCAGGGCGTGGGCCATCTCCATGGTGATGCTGGGGCTGAGCATCGCCAATGTGGTGGGTGTTCCTTTTGCCACCTGGCTGGGCCAGCAGGCCGGTTGGCGTTGGATGTTCGTCCTCGTGGGGGCGCTTGCACTGCTGACAGTGGCACTCGTGGCACGGTTTGTTCCCTACCAGCCCGCCCTGGCGGAAGCCAGCATCAAATCGGAGCTGAGCGCGCTGGGGCGGGTTCAGGTCTGGCTGGCACTGCTGGTGGGAACGGTAGGGTTCGGCGGGTTCTTCGCCGTTTACACCTACATTGCACCCACTATGACCGAAGTAGCAGGCATATCGGAGAACGTCCTGCCCGTCGTCGTCGGCCTCTACGGTGTGGGACAGGTGATCGGCAACGTTGCCGGCGGACGGATTGCGGACATCAACGTCATGGGCAGCATTTACGCGGTCCTGGGCGGGACGGTAGTGGTCCTGCTCGCCTACGCGTGGGCGGTGCAGTACGCCGCGACCGCCATGGTGCTGGTGTTCCTGGTCGGCCTGATCGGTTCCATGCTCACCCCGCCGCTGCAGACCCGGCTGCTGGACGTGTCGCCCGGCGCGCAGTCGCTGGCTTCGTCGCTGAATCATGCCGCGTTGAACCTTGCCAACGCGCTGGGCGCCCTGCTGGGCGGCGTCGTCATTGCCTGGGGCTGGGGGTACCGCTCCCCCGCTGTGGTGGGAGCGGTACTCGCCCTGCTTGGTTTGGCAGTTGCCCTGATCAGCGGGGTGCTGGATCGCCGGCCTTCTTCGCCGAAAACACATCCGGCTCCAGGTAAATAG
- a CDS encoding NUDIX domain-containing protein, giving the protein MGLKQVVGAAVVDRLESPSLLLAARRSAPVALAGLWEFPGGKVEPGEGCTEALHRELAEELGIRVRLGAEVEGPLVQGWQLNRNAAMRVWLAEVTHGSPEPLEDHDELRWVELERSALSRLEWIPADLPIVGALLDAVAARQD; this is encoded by the coding sequence GTGGGCCTCAAGCAGGTGGTGGGGGCGGCCGTGGTGGACCGCCTCGAATCGCCCTCCCTGCTGCTGGCAGCACGCCGCAGCGCTCCTGTCGCCCTTGCCGGACTGTGGGAATTCCCCGGCGGCAAGGTCGAACCCGGTGAAGGATGCACTGAAGCCCTGCACCGCGAGCTGGCGGAGGAGCTGGGTATCCGGGTTCGGCTGGGTGCGGAAGTCGAGGGGCCGCTGGTCCAGGGCTGGCAGCTCAACCGGAACGCTGCCATGCGGGTGTGGCTGGCCGAAGTTACGCACGGGTCCCCGGAGCCGTTGGAGGACCACGATGAGCTGCGGTGGGTGGAGCTGGAGCGCAGCGCGTTGAGCCGACTGGAGTGGATACCCGCCGACCTGCCGATCGTGGGTGCGCTGCTGGATGCAGTTGCCGCCCGGCAGGACTAG
- a CDS encoding Rv2578c family radical SAM protein, with translation MRWQGQELNAPTTAPAEEPAPQLLPAPADALIPLQGLVRTVRTPDFAGVTFHEVAAKSVLNKVGGGSNMPFEWTVNPYRGCSHGCVYCFARKTHTYLDLDSGADFDSQLVVKVNAAEVLRRELARPSWQHHHVAMGTNTDPYQRAEGRYKLMPGIIRALADSGTPFSILTKGTLLARDIPLLKEASASTEIGMGISLALVDPALAKVAEPGTPTPRARLDLIRRLRDAGLPCSVMAMPILPWLTDGDESLDALFSALAEAGATGVTAGALHLRPGAREWYMEFLARHYPDLTARYQRLYGKGTYASQEYRDWLAGRIRFFKAKYGFTGGARFLRPAAAKASPAAPAGVAAADQAALF, from the coding sequence ATGAGGTGGCAAGGCCAGGAACTGAACGCTCCAACTACAGCACCGGCGGAGGAACCCGCCCCGCAGCTCCTACCGGCGCCTGCCGATGCGCTGATCCCGCTGCAGGGACTCGTCCGCACAGTCCGCACTCCCGACTTCGCCGGCGTGACCTTCCATGAGGTGGCCGCCAAATCGGTGCTGAACAAGGTGGGCGGCGGCTCCAACATGCCGTTTGAGTGGACGGTGAACCCGTACCGGGGCTGCAGCCACGGGTGCGTATATTGTTTCGCCCGCAAGACCCACACGTACCTGGACCTGGACAGCGGTGCCGATTTCGACAGCCAGCTGGTGGTCAAGGTCAATGCGGCAGAGGTTCTGCGCCGGGAACTTGCCCGCCCGTCCTGGCAGCACCACCACGTGGCAATGGGCACCAACACCGACCCCTATCAGCGGGCCGAGGGCCGCTACAAGCTGATGCCCGGAATTATCCGCGCCCTGGCGGACAGCGGCACCCCCTTCTCCATCCTGACCAAGGGGACCCTGCTGGCGCGCGACATCCCGCTGCTCAAGGAAGCCTCTGCGTCCACGGAAATCGGCATGGGCATCTCGCTGGCACTGGTTGACCCCGCACTGGCCAAGGTGGCCGAACCCGGAACACCCACGCCCCGTGCCCGGTTGGACCTGATTCGGCGCCTCCGCGACGCCGGACTGCCCTGCTCGGTCATGGCCATGCCCATCCTGCCGTGGCTGACGGACGGCGATGAGTCCCTGGACGCACTGTTCTCGGCCCTCGCCGAGGCGGGAGCCACCGGCGTCACCGCCGGAGCCCTGCACCTGCGCCCCGGCGCGCGGGAGTGGTACATGGAGTTCCTGGCACGCCACTACCCGGACCTCACCGCCCGGTACCAACGCCTGTACGGGAAGGGAACCTATGCGTCCCAGGAATACCGGGACTGGCTGGCCGGACGCATCCGCTTCTTTAAGGCCAAGTACGGCTTTACCGGCGGAGCCCGGTTCCTGCGGCCCGCGGCAGCGAAAGCCTCGCCGGCTGCCCCGGCAGGTGTAGCGGCCGCCGACCAGGCCGCCCTGTTCTAG
- the pheS gene encoding phenylalanine--tRNA ligase subunit alpha, whose protein sequence is MSNSTPGTGSPDTSPEGALPEPPNPLDEAAIAAAVEQALAAIAAAADLDGLKEVRIAVTGEKSPLSLANRTIGKLPKDQKAAAGKLVGPARGRINAALAARTVELEAERDARILVEEAVDVTAAPRRRRIGGRHPISTLQDRVADVFVGMGWEIAEGPEVESEWFNFDALNFKPDHPAREMQDTFFVEPPEAHLVMRTHTSPVQVRSMLERDLPIYVLCPGKVFRTDELDATHTPVFHQFEGLAIDKGLTMADLVGTLEHFTRVLFGDEAKVRLRPNYFPFTEPSAELDIWHPGAKGGPRWIEWGGCGMVNPHVLRAAGIDPEVYSGFAFGMGIDRALMFRNEVSDMHEMIEGDVRFSEHFGMEI, encoded by the coding sequence ATGTCTAACTCCACACCGGGGACTGGTTCCCCAGACACCTCCCCTGAGGGCGCCCTGCCCGAGCCGCCGAATCCGCTGGATGAAGCCGCAATTGCTGCTGCCGTCGAGCAGGCGCTCGCCGCCATTGCCGCTGCCGCGGACCTCGACGGCCTGAAGGAAGTCCGTATTGCCGTCACCGGCGAAAAGTCTCCGCTCAGCCTCGCCAACCGGACCATCGGCAAGCTGCCCAAGGACCAGAAGGCGGCAGCCGGAAAGCTGGTAGGCCCGGCACGCGGCCGGATCAATGCGGCGCTCGCCGCCCGGACCGTTGAACTCGAAGCCGAGCGTGATGCGCGGATCCTCGTGGAAGAGGCCGTTGACGTCACGGCCGCCCCGCGCCGCCGCCGCATCGGCGGCCGCCACCCCATCTCCACGCTGCAGGACCGTGTGGCGGATGTGTTTGTGGGGATGGGCTGGGAGATCGCCGAAGGCCCCGAGGTGGAATCCGAGTGGTTCAACTTCGACGCCCTGAACTTCAAGCCGGACCACCCCGCACGCGAAATGCAGGACACCTTCTTCGTTGAGCCGCCGGAAGCCCACCTGGTGATGCGCACGCACACCTCGCCGGTCCAGGTCCGGTCCATGCTGGAACGCGACCTGCCGATCTACGTGCTGTGCCCGGGCAAGGTGTTCCGCACAGACGAGCTCGATGCCACGCACACCCCGGTCTTCCACCAGTTCGAGGGCCTGGCCATCGACAAGGGGCTGACCATGGCGGATCTGGTGGGCACCCTGGAGCACTTCACCCGTGTGCTGTTCGGCGACGAGGCGAAGGTTCGGTTGCGGCCGAACTACTTCCCCTTCACCGAGCCCAGCGCCGAGCTGGACATCTGGCACCCCGGTGCCAAGGGCGGCCCGCGCTGGATCGAGTGGGGCGGCTGCGGCATGGTCAACCCCCACGTGCTCCGCGCCGCCGGGATCGATCCCGAGGTCTACTCAGGTTTTGCCTTCGGCATGGGCATTGACCGTGCCCTCATGTTCCGCAACGAAGTTTCGGACATGCACGAAATGATCGAAGGCGACGTACGTTTCAGCGAACACTTCGGGATGGAGATCTAA
- the pheT gene encoding phenylalanine--tRNA ligase subunit beta encodes MRIPLSWLREYAQVPADATAEDIMEDLVKVGLEEEDVHRPADELQGPIVVGQVLSMEPEPQSNGKTINWCSVRVVPEGAEQSLTGKGIEPTGVQGIVCGAHNFKVGDKVVVTLPGAVLPGDFRISPRKTYGHVSAGMIASVRELGIGDDHDGILVLSTLGLDPEVGTDAMELLGLYDQAAEINVTPDRGYVFSIRGAAREYAHATGTKFTDPAAAVAVPIADGMGYPVRLQDEAPIYGKPGCDRFVARTVRGVDPSRPTPPWMSSRLRLAGMRSISLVVDISNYVMLELGQPLHFYDLDKLTGEIVVRRAADGETLKTLDEKERRLSPEDLLITDGSGAIGIAGVMGGAATEVSGSTQNVLIEAAHFEEVSIARSRRRHRLPSEASKRFERGVDWNVADVAAQRAVDLLVELAGGTADESITDVGAAPAPRRIELPVDFPSRLIGLDFTESQITGTLEDLGASVEKTDAGYLVTPPSWRPDLETREDLTEEIIRLVGYDKIPSTLPVAPPGRGLTRLQQQRRRLMQSLAAAGLTEVLAYPFVTEADNNTFGTPEGGVQALKLANPLSAEYGYLRTSVLPGLFEVAKRNMSRGFRDLALFESGTVFLPGEHLGTKSIPPLGAKPSEEVLDELYAGIPDQPLHVGVLLAGHESAPGAGNTPRTWDWADAVDFARLMGDVLGVELVVEQGSHQAFHPGRTARIALRSGGTVGYAGELHPKLLAERDMPARTVAAELDVDALFDAAPDVIVARPISSFPISTQDVALVVAEDVPAEHVREALREGAGELLEDVALFDVYAGSGIDPGHKSLAFALRFRAADRTLTADEASEARAAAVALAAERFGAVQR; translated from the coding sequence GTGAGAATCCCACTTTCCTGGCTGCGCGAGTATGCCCAGGTTCCGGCGGACGCAACCGCCGAAGACATCATGGAAGACCTGGTGAAGGTTGGCCTGGAGGAAGAGGACGTCCACCGTCCCGCCGACGAGCTGCAGGGTCCCATTGTGGTGGGCCAGGTGCTCAGCATGGAGCCCGAGCCCCAGAGCAACGGCAAGACCATTAACTGGTGCTCGGTCCGCGTGGTCCCCGAAGGCGCCGAACAGAGCCTGACCGGCAAGGGCATTGAGCCTACCGGTGTACAGGGCATCGTTTGCGGCGCGCACAACTTCAAGGTGGGGGACAAGGTTGTAGTCACCCTGCCCGGCGCCGTGCTGCCCGGAGACTTCAGGATCAGCCCGCGCAAGACCTACGGCCACGTTTCCGCCGGCATGATCGCCTCCGTGCGTGAACTGGGTATCGGTGATGACCACGACGGCATCCTGGTTCTTTCCACCCTGGGGCTTGATCCCGAGGTGGGCACCGACGCCATGGAGCTGCTGGGCCTGTATGACCAGGCCGCGGAAATCAACGTCACCCCGGACCGCGGCTACGTCTTCTCCATCCGCGGCGCCGCACGCGAATACGCGCACGCCACCGGCACCAAGTTCACCGACCCGGCCGCCGCCGTCGCCGTGCCCATCGCCGACGGCATGGGCTACCCCGTCCGCCTGCAGGATGAGGCGCCCATATATGGCAAGCCTGGCTGCGACCGGTTCGTGGCCCGTACTGTGCGCGGTGTGGATCCGTCCCGGCCCACCCCGCCGTGGATGTCCTCCCGCCTGCGCCTGGCCGGCATGCGCTCCATCTCCCTGGTGGTGGACATTTCCAACTACGTGATGCTCGAGCTCGGCCAGCCGCTGCACTTCTACGACCTGGATAAGCTCACCGGCGAAATCGTGGTCCGCCGCGCCGCCGACGGTGAAACCCTGAAGACCCTGGATGAGAAGGAGCGCCGGCTATCTCCGGAGGACCTGCTCATCACCGACGGCTCCGGTGCCATCGGCATTGCAGGTGTGATGGGCGGAGCGGCCACGGAGGTGTCCGGCAGCACCCAGAACGTCCTGATCGAGGCTGCGCACTTCGAGGAAGTTAGCATTGCCCGCTCCCGCCGCCGTCATCGGCTGCCCTCCGAAGCGTCCAAGCGCTTCGAACGCGGCGTGGACTGGAACGTGGCCGACGTCGCCGCCCAGCGCGCGGTGGACCTGCTGGTGGAACTGGCAGGGGGCACCGCCGATGAGTCCATTACCGACGTCGGCGCCGCTCCGGCGCCGCGCCGCATCGAGCTGCCGGTGGACTTCCCGTCCCGCTTGATCGGACTGGACTTCACCGAATCCCAGATCACCGGCACGCTGGAAGACCTGGGCGCCTCCGTGGAGAAGACCGACGCCGGTTACCTGGTCACGCCGCCGAGCTGGCGCCCCGACCTGGAGACCCGCGAGGACCTGACCGAGGAAATCATCCGGCTGGTCGGTTACGACAAGATTCCTTCCACTCTGCCCGTGGCCCCTCCCGGGCGGGGACTGACCCGGCTGCAGCAGCAGCGCCGCCGGTTGATGCAGTCCCTGGCGGCCGCCGGGCTCACCGAAGTGCTGGCCTACCCGTTCGTCACCGAAGCGGACAACAACACCTTCGGTACGCCGGAGGGCGGTGTGCAGGCACTGAAGCTGGCCAACCCGCTCAGCGCCGAATACGGCTACCTGCGCACCTCGGTGCTGCCGGGCCTGTTCGAGGTGGCCAAGCGCAACATGTCGCGCGGCTTCCGCGACTTGGCCCTGTTTGAATCCGGCACGGTCTTCCTGCCGGGCGAACACCTGGGCACCAAGAGCATCCCGCCGCTGGGGGCCAAGCCGTCCGAAGAGGTCCTGGACGAGCTGTACGCCGGCATCCCCGACCAGCCGCTGCACGTGGGTGTCCTGCTCGCCGGACACGAGTCCGCCCCGGGTGCCGGCAACACGCCGCGCACCTGGGACTGGGCCGACGCCGTCGACTTCGCCCGGCTGATGGGCGATGTCCTGGGTGTGGAGCTGGTGGTGGAGCAGGGCAGCCACCAGGCCTTCCACCCCGGCCGCACCGCCCGCATTGCGCTGCGCAGCGGTGGAACCGTGGGCTACGCCGGCGAGCTGCACCCGAAGCTGCTCGCAGAGCGGGACATGCCGGCCCGGACGGTTGCTGCTGAGCTGGATGTCGACGCTCTCTTTGATGCCGCGCCGGACGTCATTGTGGCGCGGCCGATCTCCAGCTTCCCCATCTCCACGCAGGACGTGGCGCTGGTGGTGGCTGAGGATGTTCCCGCCGAGCACGTCCGCGAGGCCCTGCGTGAAGGTGCCGGCGAGCTGCTCGAAGACGTGGCGCTGTTCGACGTTTACGCCGGCTCCGGCATCGATCCCGGGCATAAGTCGCTGGCGTTCGCACTGCGCTTCCGCGCTGCTGACCGGACGCTGACCGCCGATGAGGCCTCGGAGGCACGTGCTGCCGCCGTCGCCCTGGCGGCCGAACGCTTCGGCGCCGTCCAGCGCTAG